In Kordia antarctica, the following proteins share a genomic window:
- a CDS encoding outer membrane beta-barrel protein encodes MLKTLFTTILLLTSFSMLAQSTITGNILDETKQHLSFVNVVLYESENETPLKAVIVEDNGTYIFKNVKNGSYIVEASLFGYKTQRSIVLKIDSTKNVTFDFIMKEDIPENLGEVVVVAKKPVITQTAEKLVVNLENSEMVNSNVRDVIKKIPGMLVTNGNLSYAGQSNIRILINGKQTNYMDMQTLLREMPADNIAKIELVQQPGAEYDADGSGALINIILKKNVKLGTYGTLKSTVGYVDGFTFRKSASIASFKDKINWQASASYSRGSWREDLQIVRKVGNETYDQFSRSPFDPNTLRLSAGIDYYLHKKHTTGISVQRTGSSSNRITDNVTNITSNGNMESLETDNKFERDWTLYVINPYYEYDDEVNKVTLDFNYVDYNSTNENNLFQVGQSSVAYDNQRYFQDAAYKIYTYQADYKRQLGKKATLSAGFKFSDVDSDSDLKSLVQNSSGEYVNNSNQTNRFLIDENIMAAYAKLNVSVDKWSFSGGLRWEQSETVGTSANLNTSLDRTIAKFFPSLSISRNITEEIAANVAYSYRIQRPSYETLNPFVYYYDPFTFEEGNPTLKPALTNSFRFNLTYENQPFFSASYSKTDDILFQIVSQNDVTSETSRSTINLANNENWSFSLFAPLSFIKGLEGYTGVIANHNKFTSENLTPVLDTSKWSLTWYTSAEYKLPWNIQSEISGYYTSGGLEGQIEFDWIAGIDIAFSKKFLDEKLKVSVELEEIIDRKFYGAINYDNVNANFTSDWPRRNVFLQLSYSFGKKYNKSKNRKNSADDEVDRIKTKQ; translated from the coding sequence ATGTTAAAAACTCTATTCACCACCATTTTATTGCTCACAAGCTTTTCCATGCTTGCGCAAAGTACGATTACAGGAAATATACTCGACGAAACGAAGCAACATTTATCTTTTGTCAATGTAGTTTTATACGAAAGTGAAAATGAAACTCCACTAAAAGCCGTAATTGTCGAAGATAACGGAACGTACATTTTCAAAAATGTCAAAAACGGAAGTTATATTGTAGAAGCTTCTTTGTTTGGTTACAAAACGCAACGTTCTATTGTTTTAAAAATTGATTCCACCAAAAATGTAACTTTCGATTTTATCATGAAAGAAGACATTCCTGAAAATTTAGGCGAAGTTGTCGTTGTTGCCAAAAAACCTGTGATTACACAAACCGCAGAAAAACTTGTGGTGAATTTAGAAAATTCAGAAATGGTGAATTCAAATGTGCGTGATGTGATTAAAAAAATTCCAGGAATGTTAGTCACTAATGGAAATTTGAGTTATGCCGGACAAAGTAATATTCGCATCCTAATTAACGGAAAACAAACCAATTATATGGATATGCAAACGCTGTTGCGCGAAATGCCTGCCGATAATATTGCAAAGATAGAATTGGTGCAACAACCTGGTGCAGAATACGATGCAGATGGTTCGGGCGCATTGATTAATATTATTTTAAAGAAAAATGTAAAACTCGGAACCTACGGAACATTGAAAAGTACAGTTGGTTATGTGGACGGTTTTACATTTAGAAAAAGTGCTTCGATTGCAAGTTTTAAAGATAAAATTAATTGGCAAGCAAGCGCGAGTTATTCACGCGGTTCTTGGCGAGAAGATTTACAAATTGTACGAAAAGTTGGCAATGAAACTTACGATCAATTTTCACGTTCGCCTTTTGATCCAAATACGTTGCGATTGAGTGCAGGAATAGATTATTACCTCCATAAAAAACATACGACAGGAATTAGCGTCCAACGCACGGGAAGTTCTTCCAACAGAATTACGGATAATGTGACGAATATTACGAGCAACGGAAACATGGAATCGTTGGAAACAGATAACAAATTTGAGCGCGATTGGACATTGTACGTCATCAATCCGTATTATGAATATGATGATGAAGTGAATAAGGTTACGCTCGATTTTAATTATGTAGATTACAATTCCACAAATGAAAACAATTTATTTCAGGTTGGACAAAGTTCGGTAGCGTATGACAATCAGCGGTATTTTCAAGATGCAGCGTATAAAATTTATACATATCAAGCAGATTACAAACGTCAGTTAGGTAAAAAAGCAACGCTGAGCGCAGGATTTAAGTTTTCAGATGTAGATTCGGATAGTGATTTAAAATCATTGGTGCAGAATTCAAGTGGCGAATATGTAAATAATAGCAACCAAACCAATCGTTTTTTGATTGATGAAAATATCATGGCAGCATACGCAAAACTGAATGTTTCCGTTGATAAATGGTCTTTTTCTGGTGGATTGCGTTGGGAACAAAGTGAAACCGTAGGAACTTCTGCAAATTTGAATACTTCGTTGGATAGAACGATTGCAAAATTTTTCCCAAGTTTGAGTATTTCTAGAAATATTACCGAAGAAATTGCTGCAAATGTTGCGTATAGTTATCGCATTCAAAGACCTTCGTATGAAACTTTAAATCCGTTTGTATATTATTACGATCCGTTTACGTTTGAAGAAGGAAATCCTACGCTAAAGCCTGCGTTGACGAATAGTTTTCGTTTTAACTTAACATATGAAAACCAGCCATTTTTCAGCGCAAGCTATAGTAAAACTGATGATATTTTGTTTCAAATTGTGTCACAAAATGATGTAACTTCTGAAACTTCTCGTTCTACAATTAACTTAGCAAATAATGAAAATTGGAGCTTTAGTTTGTTTGCGCCATTGAGTTTTATAAAAGGTTTGGAAGGTTATACTGGCGTTATTGCAAATCATAATAAATTTACTTCTGAAAATTTAACTCCTGTGTTAGATACGTCAAAATGGAGTCTGACTTGGTACACAAGCGCAGAATATAAGTTACCTTGGAATATTCAATCGGAAATCTCTGGATATTATACGTCTGGCGGATTGGAAGGACAAATTGAGTTTGATTGGATTGCTGGAATTGATATCGCGTTTAGCAAAAAATTCTTAGATGAAAAGTTAAAAGTAAGTGTAGAATTGGAAGAAATTATAGATCGTAAATTTTACGGAGCCATCAATTATGACAATGTAAATGCAAACTTTACAAGCGATTGGCCGCGTAGAAATGTATTTTTACAATTAAGTTATAGTTTTGGGAAGAAATACAACAAATCTAAAAACAGAAAAAATAGCGCTGACGACGAAGTTGATCGAATTAAAACGAAGCAATAA
- a CDS encoding sensor histidine kinase, with protein sequence MDTKLNKSDYMLFVIYYGVSVLMTIYEYVKRENNFIEYVLDIPAFVIIDIGMIYILLYWLIPNFIINSRKYLQFTCWAVLLMMIAGFLEDAVGHFSSKNDWSQFKYGIQQIVNYISNTAESIGLPFGLILAKKYYENQILFTSVKQQQKENELKLLRSQISPHFLFNNLNTLDALIDSDTEKAKEYVNRLSSIYRYLIQTKDAEVMELTKEMSLAENYIFLLKTRFGDDYDFEIVKNVSLENKFVPTGAIQTLLENIAKHNRSQHGKAIKALLTIDEDWLTFSNTKSTLKTNQESLGTSLKNLEYRYTLLSDQKPIINDTVSEFTVKIPVIKLSKES encoded by the coding sequence ATGGATACAAAACTCAACAAATCCGATTACATGCTCTTCGTAATTTATTACGGTGTATCTGTGTTGATGACCATTTATGAATATGTAAAAAGAGAAAACAATTTTATAGAATATGTGTTGGATATTCCTGCCTTTGTCATTATTGATATTGGTATGATTTACATTCTTTTGTATTGGTTGATTCCTAATTTTATTATCAATAGTAGAAAGTATTTACAATTCACATGTTGGGCAGTTTTATTGATGATGATTGCTGGGTTTTTAGAAGATGCGGTTGGTCATTTCAGTAGTAAAAACGATTGGAGCCAATTTAAATATGGTATTCAACAAATTGTAAATTATATTTCCAATACGGCAGAAAGTATTGGCTTGCCTTTCGGATTGATTTTAGCAAAGAAATATTACGAAAATCAGATCCTTTTTACATCTGTAAAACAACAACAAAAAGAAAATGAGTTGAAATTATTACGTTCACAAATTAGTCCGCATTTTCTATTTAATAACCTCAACACGCTTGATGCATTGATTGATAGCGATACGGAAAAAGCGAAAGAATATGTGAATCGTTTGTCATCAATTTATCGCTATTTAATTCAAACAAAAGATGCTGAAGTCATGGAATTGACAAAAGAAATGAGTTTGGCTGAGAATTATATTTTCTTGTTAAAAACCAGATTTGGTGACGATTATGATTTTGAGATTGTGAAAAATGTGTCTTTAGAAAACAAATTTGTACCAACTGGCGCGATTCAAACTTTGTTGGAAAATATTGCGAAACACAATCGTTCACAACACGGAAAAGCTATTAAAGCACTATTGACAATTGATGAAGATTGGCTTACATTTTCAAATACAAAAAGTACGCTTAAAACCAATCAAGAATCCTTGGGAACAAGTTTGAAAAATTTAGAATATCGATATACATTATTATCAGATCAGAAGCCAATTATCAATGATACTGTTAGCGAATTTACCGTAAAAATTCCAGTGATTAAACTAAGTAAAGAATCTTAA
- a CDS encoding LytR/AlgR family response regulator transcription factor encodes MRILILEDEIPAYEKLVANLETYFEESFLHDWARSNEKAREFLSQHTYDFILSDIQLLDGISFDIFNSVQIDCPIIFCSAHDEYLFEAFRTNGIAYILKPYTKEDITQALNKFQSFFKTESFQPIHNDTIDLLKSALKQEEIHYKKRFVIKKSKGIQLLNVSDISLIEASGDFCMAIDHLGKKYPISHNLGTIHEMLNPLKFFRINRSQIAHIEYIENIESHFKNRLLLQLTGLKEKVMTSSSTTSGFRKWLE; translated from the coding sequence ATGCGCATATTAATTTTAGAAGATGAAATTCCAGCTTACGAAAAACTCGTGGCAAATTTAGAAACCTATTTTGAAGAATCTTTCTTGCACGATTGGGCGCGTTCCAATGAAAAAGCACGTGAATTTTTATCGCAACATACGTATGACTTTATTTTGTCGGATATTCAATTGTTAGATGGAATTTCGTTTGATATTTTTAATTCGGTTCAAATTGATTGTCCAATCATTTTCTGTTCGGCACATGACGAATATTTGTTTGAAGCGTTTCGCACGAATGGAATTGCATATATTTTAAAACCGTATACCAAAGAAGACATTACACAAGCATTAAATAAGTTTCAATCATTCTTTAAAACAGAGTCTTTTCAGCCAATTCACAATGACACAATTGATTTATTAAAATCTGCATTAAAGCAAGAAGAAATACATTATAAGAAGCGTTTTGTAATTAAAAAATCAAAAGGAATTCAATTGTTAAACGTAAGTGATATTAGTCTGATTGAAGCTTCTGGCGATTTTTGCATGGCAATTGATCATTTAGGCAAAAAATACCCGATTTCGCATAATCTCGGAACCATTCATGAAATGTTGAATCCGTTGAAGTTTTTCCGCATCAATCGGAGTCAAATCGCACATATTGAATACATTGAAAATATAGAAAGTCATTTTAAAAATCGGTTGTTGCTTCAACTCACAGGATTGAAAGAGAAAGTAATGACAAGTTCGTCCACGACTTCGGGCTTTCGAAAATGGCTTGAATGA